One genomic segment of Desmodus rotundus isolate HL8 chromosome 5, HLdesRot8A.1, whole genome shotgun sequence includes these proteins:
- the LOC128781106 gene encoding olfactory receptor 51Q1, producing the protein MLHIKNTQILVLHLFIMSEGTNTTKYPFYFILTGIPGYEASHIWISIPFSCLYTISIMGNTTILTVISKQPTLHQPMYLFLSMLALTDLGLTLTTLPTLMPLLWLNVHKISFEACFAQLFFLHGFSFMESSVLLAMSFDRYVAICHPLHYATILTNEVIGRIGLAIICRCVLAVLPSLFLLKRLPFCHSHLLSYSYCLHQDLIRLVCGDIRFNSWYAFVLVLLIIVLDPLLIVLSYSLILKSILSTASWTERLRALNNCLSHILAVLVLYVPMVGLSVTHRFAKHASLLVHVIMANTYLLTPPVMNPIIYSVKTKQIRQGIARLISRRNTH; encoded by the exons ATGCTCCATATAAAG AACACACAGATTCTGGTTTTGCATTTATTCATCATGTCTGAGGGGACTAACACCACCAAATATCCCTTCTACTTCATCCTCACGGGCATCCCTGGATATGAGGCCTCCCACATCTGGATCTCCATCCCCTTCAGTTGTCTCTACACCATCTCCATCATGGGCAACACCACCATTCTCACTGTCATCAGCAAACAGCCAACCCTCCACCAGCCCATGTACCTGTTTCTCTCTATGCTGGCCCTGACTGACCTGGGTCTAACCCTCACCACCCTGCCCACACTCATGCCACTCCTCTGGCTCAATGTTCATAAGATCAGCTTTGAGGCCTGTTTTGCCCAGCTCTTCTTTCTCCATGGATTCTCTTTTATGGAATCTTCTGTGTTGTTGGCCATGTCCTTTGACCGCTATGTTGCCATCTGCCACCCCCTCCATTATGCCACCATCCTCACCAACGAAGTCATTGGCAGGATTGGGTTAGCCATCATTTGCCGCTGTGTGCTTGctgttcttccctcccttttcctgctCAAGCGTCTGCCCTTCTGCCACTCCCACCTTCTCTCTTACTCCTACTGCCTCCACCAGGACTTGATTCGCCTGGTCTGTGGTGACATCCGGTTCAACAGTTGGTATGCATTTGTTCTGGTTTTGCTTATAATTGTGTTGGACCCTCTGCTCATTGTGCTGTCCTACTCACTCATCCTGAAAAGTATCCTGAGCACAGCCTCCTGGACTGAGCGGCTCCGGGCCCTCAACAACTGTCTCTCTCATATTCTGGCTGTTCTGGTTCTCTATGTTCCCATGGTTGGCTTATCTGTGACCCACCGCTTTGCAAAGCATGCCTCTCTACTAGTCCATGTTATCATGGCCAATACCTACCTGTTGACACCTCCTGTGATGAACCCCATCATTTATAGTGTCAAGACTAAGCAGATCCGCCAGGGAATTGCTCGCCTAATTTCCCGAAGAAACACtcattga